In one window of Streptomyces sp. FXJ1.172 DNA:
- a CDS encoding tetratricopeptide repeat protein gives MDVMGDKATLFESGRFVLPSGEEPTRDELSEMGDATEEVRLALAAQSGDAEAASVLGAMLLRRGDLDGAEPQLRAATAAGDRAAANNLGVLLHQRGYPEEAAGWWRIAAVAGSAAAAHALGRYHRERGDEPAAEYWLRQSAEQGHALGAYALADLLEHRGDVGAEHWMRAAAERGHREAAYRLARTLDRKAAPEEGTGADNAVAEVEQWYRQAAARGHRRAALHLGAILEKRGELKEAGRWYLTSAKDGEARAACALGFLLRDAGDTESAAVWWLRAAQDGDGNAANALGALHAERGETQTAERWYRAALDAGDDNGAYNLGLLCAEQGRTAQAEQWYRRAAYAGHREAANALAILLLQGGDTTGAEPWFSKAAEAGSVDAAFNLGILYTGRGTEQEARAALRWYERAASAGHTEAALQVGIARLREGEEQEAERHLRCAAGGGSSEAVVPAATRRATELTRHELGEIVHEKTECEEWYERAATQGHRRAQVRVGMLAAARGDVVEAARWYRAAAEAGSRNGAFNLGLLLAREGSEPEAAVWWTRAADAGHGRAALRLALVYARRGELAEGQRWADRAVALGPPEVAERAGRLRDALREELSA, from the coding sequence ATGGACGTTATGGGGGACAAGGCAACTCTGTTCGAGTCAGGGCGATTTGTGCTGCCTTCCGGTGAGGAGCCGACCCGCGACGAGCTGAGCGAGATGGGGGACGCGACGGAAGAGGTACGCCTCGCTCTCGCCGCGCAGAGCGGCGACGCCGAGGCCGCGAGCGTCCTCGGAGCCATGCTGCTGCGCCGCGGCGACCTCGACGGAGCCGAACCCCAGCTGCGGGCGGCCACCGCGGCCGGTGACCGGGCCGCCGCCAACAATCTCGGCGTCCTCCTGCACCAGCGCGGCTACCCCGAGGAGGCGGCCGGCTGGTGGCGTATCGCCGCCGTCGCCGGATCCGCCGCCGCCGCGCACGCGCTCGGCCGTTACCACCGCGAGCGCGGGGACGAGCCGGCCGCCGAGTACTGGCTGCGCCAGTCCGCCGAGCAGGGCCATGCCCTCGGCGCCTACGCGCTCGCCGATCTGCTGGAGCACCGTGGGGACGTCGGCGCGGAGCACTGGATGCGGGCCGCCGCCGAACGCGGGCACCGGGAGGCGGCGTACCGGCTGGCGCGCACCCTCGACCGCAAGGCGGCCCCGGAGGAGGGGACCGGGGCCGACAACGCTGTCGCGGAGGTCGAGCAGTGGTACCGGCAGGCGGCCGCGCGCGGGCACCGGCGGGCCGCGCTGCACCTCGGGGCCATCCTGGAGAAGCGGGGCGAGCTGAAGGAGGCCGGCCGCTGGTACCTGACCTCGGCCAAGGACGGCGAGGCCCGGGCCGCCTGCGCGCTGGGCTTCCTGCTGCGCGACGCCGGGGACACCGAGAGCGCGGCCGTGTGGTGGCTGCGTGCCGCCCAGGACGGCGACGGCAACGCGGCCAACGCGCTCGGCGCGCTGCACGCAGAGCGCGGCGAGACGCAGACCGCCGAGCGCTGGTACCGGGCGGCGCTGGACGCGGGCGACGACAACGGCGCGTACAACCTCGGGCTGCTCTGCGCCGAGCAGGGGCGCACCGCGCAGGCCGAGCAGTGGTACCGGCGGGCGGCCTACGCGGGGCACCGGGAGGCCGCGAACGCGCTGGCCATCCTGCTGCTCCAGGGCGGTGACACGACTGGCGCCGAGCCGTGGTTCTCCAAGGCCGCCGAGGCCGGGAGCGTGGACGCCGCGTTCAACCTCGGGATCCTCTACACGGGACGCGGCACCGAGCAGGAGGCACGGGCGGCGCTGCGCTGGTACGAGCGGGCGGCGTCGGCCGGGCACACCGAGGCGGCGCTGCAGGTCGGGATCGCCCGGCTGCGCGAGGGAGAGGAGCAGGAGGCCGAGCGGCATCTGCGGTGCGCGGCGGGCGGCGGCAGCTCGGAGGCGGTGGTACCGGCAGCTACGCGACGCGCCACGGAGCTTACGCGGCATGAGCTGGGCGAGATCGTGCACGAGAAGACCGAGTGCGAGGAGTGGTACGAGCGCGCCGCCACGCAGGGGCACCGGCGCGCCCAGGTGCGGGTCGGCATGCTGGCCGCCGCCCGGGGTGACGTGGTCGAGGCGGCGCGGTGGTACCGGGCGGCGGCGGAGGCCGGCTCGCGCAACGGCGCGTTCAACCTGGGGCTGCTGCTGGCGCGGGAGGGAAGCGAGCCCGAGGCGGCGGTGTGGTGGACCCGGGCCGCGGATGCCGGGCATGGCCGGGCGGCGCTCCGGCTGGCCCTTGTCTACGCGCGTCGGGGAGAGCTGGCGGAGGGGCAGCGCTGGGCCGACCGGGCGGTCGCACTGGGGCCGCCCGAGGTCGCGGAGCGGGCGGGACGGCTTCGGGACGCGCTGCGGGAAGAACTCTCCGCGTGA
- a CDS encoding UPF0182 family membrane protein: MPDRGGGPTGPRIRAGRPSRGVRTLLMTLGVLAVLGMAFTMFAGFWTDWLWYRSVHYSSVFTITLWTKIGLFFVFGLLMAVAVGVNIWIAHRLRPPLSAMSMEQQSLDRYRMGIAPYKKWLLLAVTALVGLIAGASAAGQWRLWLMWVNGVPFHQKDPQFHLDVSFYAFDLPWYRFLLGFGFAAAILCLIAAALTHYLYGGLRVTSPGARATAAATGHLSVLLGIFVALKAVAYWLDRYGLAVKSSDFKATGNWTGLRYVDANAYLPAKTILFCIAVICALLFFATLWRRTWQLPVIGFGLMVLSAILIGGLYPAIVQKFQVQPNEQAKEAPYVQKNLKATREAYGIDDTKVTEYEGKPTSTDKTRLRSDANDAASIRILDPNVVSPTFQQLQQMKNYYAFPTNLDVDRYPDKAHKEQDTVIGLRELNLDGIPKNNWINDHFRYTHGYGVVAAKGTEADSQGQPVFTESDLPSKGDLGTYEQRVYYGEKTTTYSIVGGPQKEIDYSDDNGEKTTSYTGDSGVNLDNPINRAAYAVAFNEPQILYSGAIGKGSRILYNRTPKERVEAVAPWLTIDGDAYPAVVNHRIQWIVDAYTTSNGYPYSSRTTLGDTTADSLTAANNNRAVVAQQNQVNYIRNSVKATVDAYTGEVKLYQWDTQDPVLKTWMKAFPGTVKPKSAISNDLLSHLRYPQDLFKVQRELLTRYHVTDAQTFLTGSEVWQVPDDPTNDSGSAVPPYYLGMKMPDQSAQSFSLTTTFTPNGRDNLSAFMAVDSDPGTSDYGKIRILKLPTSRTVDGPKQVQSQFNSQQDIAETISLLSRGHSKVEYGNLLAVPLDGGLLYAEPVYVRGGELKYPLLRKVLVTYNGRTAFEDTLDEALNKVFGVQGSATTPPDTGTTSPPASGNPTVQQALGDAQKAFDAGQQALQGPNGPDWTAYDKAQKDLKAALKRAEEAEAKAGKNGTGTKS; encoded by the coding sequence ATGCCGGACCGCGGCGGAGGCCCGACGGGGCCACGGATCAGAGCGGGCCGCCCGTCCCGGGGGGTTCGGACCCTGCTCATGACACTGGGCGTGCTGGCCGTCCTCGGCATGGCGTTCACCATGTTCGCGGGCTTCTGGACGGACTGGCTGTGGTACCGGTCGGTGCACTATTCCTCGGTGTTCACGATCACGCTGTGGACCAAGATCGGGCTGTTCTTCGTCTTCGGCCTGCTGATGGCCGTCGCCGTCGGGGTCAACATCTGGATCGCGCACCGCCTGCGGCCCCCGCTCAGCGCCATGTCGATGGAGCAGCAGAGCCTCGACCGTTACCGCATGGGCATCGCGCCGTACAAGAAGTGGCTGCTGCTCGCCGTCACCGCTCTCGTCGGACTGATCGCGGGCGCCTCGGCGGCCGGCCAGTGGCGTCTCTGGCTGATGTGGGTCAACGGCGTGCCCTTCCACCAGAAGGACCCGCAGTTCCACCTCGACGTCTCCTTCTACGCCTTCGACCTGCCCTGGTACCGCTTCCTGCTGGGCTTCGGCTTCGCCGCCGCCATCCTGTGCCTGATCGCCGCCGCGCTCACGCACTACCTGTACGGCGGGCTGCGCGTGACGAGTCCCGGTGCCCGGGCCACCGCCGCCGCGACCGGCCACCTGTCGGTGCTGCTCGGCATCTTCGTCGCCCTCAAGGCGGTCGCCTACTGGCTCGACCGGTACGGCCTGGCCGTCAAGTCCAGCGACTTCAAGGCGACCGGCAACTGGACCGGCCTGCGCTACGTCGACGCCAACGCCTATCTGCCCGCGAAGACCATCCTTTTCTGCATCGCCGTCATCTGCGCGCTGCTGTTCTTCGCGACCCTGTGGCGGCGCACCTGGCAGCTGCCCGTGATCGGCTTCGGCCTGATGGTCCTGTCCGCGATCCTGATCGGCGGGCTGTACCCGGCGATCGTGCAGAAGTTCCAGGTCCAGCCCAACGAGCAGGCCAAGGAAGCCCCGTACGTCCAGAAGAACCTCAAGGCGACCCGTGAGGCGTACGGCATCGACGACACCAAGGTCACCGAGTACGAGGGCAAGCCGACGTCCACGGACAAGACCAGGCTGCGCAGCGACGCGAACGACGCGGCGAGCATCCGCATCCTGGATCCCAATGTCGTCTCGCCGACGTTCCAGCAGTTGCAGCAGATGAAGAACTACTACGCCTTCCCGACCAACCTGGACGTCGACCGGTATCCGGACAAGGCCCACAAGGAGCAGGACACGGTCATCGGCCTGCGCGAGCTGAACCTGGACGGCATCCCGAAGAACAACTGGATCAACGACCACTTCCGTTACACACACGGCTACGGCGTGGTCGCCGCAAAGGGCACCGAGGCCGACTCCCAGGGCCAGCCGGTCTTCACCGAGTCCGACCTGCCGTCCAAGGGGGACCTCGGCACGTACGAACAGCGCGTCTACTACGGAGAGAAGACCACCACCTACTCCATCGTCGGCGGTCCCCAGAAGGAGATCGACTACTCCGACGACAACGGTGAGAAGACCACCAGCTACACGGGCGACAGCGGCGTCAACCTCGACAACCCGATCAACCGGGCCGCGTACGCGGTGGCGTTCAACGAGCCGCAGATCCTCTACTCGGGCGCGATCGGCAAGGGCTCGCGGATCCTCTACAACCGCACGCCCAAGGAGCGCGTGGAGGCGGTCGCCCCCTGGCTGACCATCGACGGCGACGCCTACCCGGCGGTCGTCAACCACCGCATCCAGTGGATCGTCGACGCCTACACGACGTCGAACGGCTACCCCTACTCCTCCCGTACGACCCTCGGCGACACGACGGCCGACTCGCTGACCGCCGCCAACAACAACCGCGCGGTGGTGGCCCAGCAGAACCAGGTCAACTACATCCGCAACTCGGTGAAGGCGACCGTCGACGCGTACACCGGCGAGGTCAAGCTGTACCAGTGGGACACCCAGGACCCGGTGCTGAAGACCTGGATGAAGGCCTTCCCGGGCACGGTGAAGCCGAAGAGCGCCATCTCCAACGACCTGCTGTCCCATCTGCGTTATCCGCAAGACCTGTTCAAGGTCCAGCGTGAGCTGCTCACCCGCTACCACGTGACGGACGCGCAGACGTTCCTCACCGGCAGCGAGGTCTGGCAGGTGCCGGACGACCCGACCAACGACTCGGGCAGCGCGGTGCCGCCGTACTACCTGGGCATGAAGATGCCGGACCAGAGCGCGCAGTCGTTCTCGCTGACGACGACGTTCACCCCGAACGGGCGGGACAACCTCAGCGCCTTCATGGCGGTCGACTCCGATCCCGGCACCAGCGACTACGGCAAGATCAGAATTCTGAAACTGCCGACCAGCAGGACGGTCGACGGTCCCAAGCAGGTGCAGAGCCAGTTCAACTCCCAGCAGGACATCGCGGAGACCATCAGCCTGCTCAGCCGCGGGCATTCGAAGGTCGAGTACGGCAACCTGCTGGCGGTCCCGCTCGACGGCGGACTGCTGTACGCGGAGCCCGTCTACGTCCGCGGTGGTGAGCTGAAGTACCCCTTGCTGCGCAAGGTGCTGGTCACCTACAACGGCAGGACGGCGTTCGAGGACACCCTGGACGAGGCGCTGAACAAGGTCTTCGGGGTGCAGGGTTCGGCCACCACACCACCGGACACCGGTACCACCAGTCCGCCGGCGTCCGGCAATCCGACCGTCCAACAGGCGCTGGGCGACGCCCAGAAGGCGTTCGACGCGGGACAGCAGGCCCTGCAGGGGCCGAACGGCCCGGACTGGACGGCGTACGACAAGGCGCAGAAGGACCTGAAGGCCGCGCTGAAGCGGGCGGAGGAGGCGGAGGCCAAGGCCGGCAAGAACGGGACCGGCACCAAGAGTTGA
- a CDS encoding PPA1309 family protein: MSNTPMAANPLTRAVLEIDEYVSGLGWDQPARLFALVDTARLRTQEPSLAAQLGLADGSAETTGLTPIEQDELPSGKPLDDFLGTIAWPDAVAGCALSVERLMLPPSAEAQVPQNLSDAKLAKWVAQHPERQEVRMTVAVLRDGSRESALRLREKDSPSEVLTGPDLVPGLAEALAATFED, translated from the coding sequence ATGTCCAACACTCCCATGGCAGCGAACCCGCTCACCCGGGCCGTACTCGAGATCGACGAGTACGTCTCCGGGCTCGGCTGGGACCAGCCCGCTCGCCTCTTCGCCCTCGTCGACACCGCACGCCTGCGGACTCAGGAACCCTCGCTCGCGGCCCAGCTGGGCCTGGCGGACGGGTCCGCCGAGACCACCGGCCTCACCCCGATCGAGCAGGACGAGCTTCCGTCCGGCAAGCCGCTCGACGACTTCCTCGGCACCATCGCCTGGCCCGACGCGGTGGCCGGCTGCGCGCTGTCGGTGGAGCGCCTGATGCTGCCGCCGTCCGCCGAGGCGCAGGTCCCGCAGAACCTGAGCGACGCCAAGCTGGCCAAGTGGGTCGCGCAGCATCCCGAGCGCCAGGAGGTGCGCATGACGGTGGCCGTGCTGCGCGACGGCAGCCGCGAGTCGGCTCTGCGGCTGCGCGAGAAGGACTCCCCCTCGGAGGTCCTCACCGGCCCGGACCTGGTGCCCGGCCTGGCGGAGGCCCTGGCAGCGACGTTCGAGGACTGA
- a CDS encoding YlbL family protein, whose translation MPRRTATMLASTLMLIALLCAGVLIPVPYAEMSPGPTVNTLGDHDGEPVLQITGHQTYKTSGNLNMTTVRVTSADFRMNLVEAVYGWLDPETKIVPHDTLYPNGTTEEQSSQQNAEEFSQSQESAKVAALKELHIPVKSWVIVSTVVKDSPAEGRLHAGDVIKAIDGTTIKQPADVAKLVTRHKPGQNVVFTVIPVKEQAAAEKAHKTATATQDVTITTKASDDSGPRRAIVGISAGTDHTFPFNIDIKLADVGGPSAGLMFALGIYDKLTPGDLTGGKFVAGTGTIDDNGTVGPIGGVEMKTVGARDKGAQYFLTPADNCAAAAKDTPSGLTLVRVKNIGDALSALKDIRSGDTGALPKCTTKG comes from the coding sequence ATGCCACGCCGCACCGCGACGATGCTCGCCTCCACCCTGATGCTGATCGCGCTCCTGTGCGCGGGAGTGCTCATCCCCGTGCCGTACGCGGAGATGTCTCCCGGCCCGACCGTGAACACACTGGGCGACCACGACGGCGAGCCGGTGCTGCAGATCACCGGGCACCAGACGTACAAGACCAGCGGCAACCTGAACATGACGACCGTCCGGGTGACCAGCGCGGACTTCCGCATGAACCTGGTGGAGGCCGTCTACGGCTGGCTCGACCCCGAGACCAAGATCGTCCCGCACGACACGCTCTACCCCAACGGCACGACGGAGGAGCAGTCCTCCCAGCAGAACGCCGAGGAGTTCAGCCAGTCCCAGGAGAGCGCCAAGGTCGCCGCCCTGAAGGAGCTGCACATCCCGGTGAAGTCCTGGGTGATCGTCTCCACCGTCGTCAAGGACTCCCCGGCCGAGGGGAGGCTGCACGCCGGAGACGTGATCAAGGCCATCGACGGCACGACGATCAAGCAGCCGGCCGATGTCGCCAAGCTCGTCACCAGGCACAAGCCCGGGCAGAACGTCGTCTTCACGGTGATCCCCGTCAAGGAACAGGCCGCCGCGGAGAAGGCGCACAAGACGGCGACCGCGACCCAGGACGTCACCATCACCACCAAGGCGTCCGACGACAGCGGACCCAGGCGGGCCATAGTCGGCATCTCCGCCGGGACCGACCACACCTTCCCGTTCAACATCGACATCAAGCTCGCCGACGTCGGCGGGCCCAGCGCCGGCCTGATGTTCGCCCTCGGGATCTACGACAAGCTCACCCCGGGCGACCTCACCGGCGGCAAGTTCGTCGCCGGCACCGGCACCATCGACGACAACGGCACCGTCGGCCCGATCGGCGGCGTCGAGATGAAGACCGTCGGCGCGCGCGACAAGGGCGCCCAGTACTTCCTGACGCCCGCCGACAACTGCGCGGCCGCCGCCAAGGACACCCCGAGCGGGCTCACCCTGGTCAGGGTGAAGAACATCGGCGACGCGCTCAGCGCCCTGAAGGACATCCGCAGCGGCGACACCGGCGCGCTGCCCAAGTGCACCACCAAGGGCTGA
- a CDS encoding molybdenum cofactor biosynthesis protein MoaE, translating to MAHVNEHPGERAAQDPIKLIAVRETALLVDEVFRAVGDDAAGGVALFVGTVRNHDEGADVDALGYSCHPSAETEMRRIAEKVVAEYPVRALAAVHRVGDLAVGDIAVVVGVACPHRAEAFDACRKLIDDLKHEVPIWKHQKFSDGTDEWVGA from the coding sequence ATGGCACACGTGAACGAGCATCCCGGCGAGCGGGCGGCGCAGGATCCCATCAAGCTGATCGCCGTCCGGGAGACCGCGCTCCTGGTGGACGAGGTGTTCCGCGCCGTCGGGGACGACGCGGCCGGGGGCGTCGCGCTGTTCGTGGGGACCGTGCGCAACCACGACGAGGGCGCCGACGTGGACGCGCTCGGGTACTCCTGCCATCCCAGTGCCGAGACCGAGATGCGGCGGATCGCCGAGAAGGTGGTGGCCGAATATCCGGTGCGGGCGCTGGCCGCCGTGCACCGGGTCGGGGACCTCGCGGTCGGGGACATCGCCGTGGTCGTCGGTGTGGCCTGTCCGCATCGCGCCGAGGCCTTCGACGCCTGCCGCAAGCTGATCGACGACCTCAAGCACGAGGTGCCGATCTGGAAGCACCAGAAGTTCTCGGACGGCACGGACGAGTGGGTCGGCGCGTAG
- a CDS encoding SDR family oxidoreductase yields the protein MSSPDPQVRAARNLSTPSAAPAVRGPVVAVTGAAGGVGALLTERLAASGEIKRVVAIDERRGECAGAEWHILDVRDPSIADKLRGADVVVHLALDLDLETDPAARTAYNVRGTQTVLTAAAAAGVHRVVLCTSAMVYGALPDNELPLSEDAELRATAEATGVGDLLEIERLARRAPRAHPGLNVTVVRPAVLVGGTDTALTRYFESPRLLVVAGSRPAWQFCHVEDLCSALEYAVLEKVDGELAVGCDGWLEQEEVEELSGTRRMELPSAVALGAAARLHRIGLTPSPAGDLAYTMYPWVVSGSRLHDAGWRPRWTNEEVLAELLEEVSGRHTVAGRRLGRKDATAAGAAGATVALLGAAAVVRRARKARRRL from the coding sequence GTGAGTTCCCCAGATCCGCAGGTTCGCGCAGCGCGAAACCTGTCAACCCCGTCCGCAGCCCCTGCCGTGCGCGGGCCCGTCGTCGCGGTCACCGGCGCCGCCGGCGGGGTCGGTGCCCTGCTCACCGAGCGGCTCGCCGCCTCCGGGGAGATCAAGCGGGTCGTCGCCATCGACGAGCGGCGCGGGGAGTGCGCCGGCGCCGAGTGGCACATCCTCGACGTGCGCGACCCTTCCATCGCGGACAAGCTGCGGGGCGCCGACGTGGTCGTCCACCTCGCGCTGGACCTCGACCTGGAGACCGATCCGGCGGCACGGACGGCTTACAACGTCCGGGGGACACAGACCGTCCTCACGGCCGCCGCGGCCGCCGGCGTGCACCGGGTGGTGCTGTGCACCTCGGCGATGGTGTACGGCGCCCTGCCGGACAACGAGCTGCCCCTTTCGGAGGACGCCGAACTGCGCGCGACCGCCGAGGCCACCGGCGTCGGCGACCTGCTGGAGATCGAGCGGCTGGCACGGCGGGCACCGCGCGCCCATCCGGGGCTCAACGTCACCGTCGTACGCCCCGCCGTGCTGGTGGGAGGTACGGACACGGCGCTGACCCGGTACTTCGAGTCGCCGCGGCTGCTCGTCGTGGCCGGATCGCGGCCCGCGTGGCAGTTCTGCCACGTCGAGGACCTGTGCAGCGCGCTGGAGTACGCCGTCCTGGAGAAGGTCGACGGGGAGCTTGCCGTCGGCTGCGACGGATGGCTGGAGCAGGAGGAGGTCGAGGAGCTGAGCGGGACCCGGCGGATGGAGCTGCCGTCGGCGGTCGCCCTCGGCGCCGCGGCCCGGCTGCACCGGATCGGGCTCACGCCGTCCCCGGCCGGTGATCTCGCGTACACGATGTATCCCTGGGTGGTCAGCGGGAGCCGGTTGCACGACGCCGGGTGGCGGCCGCGGTGGACCAACGAGGAGGTGCTCGCCGAGCTGCTGGAGGAGGTCTCCGGGCGGCACACGGTGGCCGGGCGGCGGCTCGGGCGCAAGGACGCCACGGCCGCGGGTGCCGCGGGCGCGACGGTCGCCCTGCTGGGCGCGGCGGCTGTCGTACGGCGGGCGCGCAAGGCCCGTCGGCGCCTGTGA
- a CDS encoding zinc-dependent metalloprotease yields the protein MSDTPFGFGLPPEEPEDGDEGKKKDQQSGGGQGPANPFGFGGLPGAGGLGGPGADNPLAAMFGSLNPTDLGAAFQQLGQMLSYEGGPVNWDMAKQIARQTVAQGTPDGTKDASVGPADRKAVEEAVRLADLWLDDATSLPSGAASAVAWSRAEWVEATLPAWQELVDPVAERVGAAMGDVLPEEMQAMAGPLIGMMRSMGGAMFGTQIGQAVGVLAGEVVGSTDIGLPLGPIGKAALLPANVEAFGKDLGVPQEEVRLYLALREAAHQRLFRHVPWLRSHLFGAVDGYARGIKVDTAKLEDVVGQFDPQNPEQLQDALQQGMFQPEDTPEQKAALARLETALALVEGWVDAVVHAAAKPRLASADALRETLRRRRATGGPAEQTFATLIGLELRPRRLRDASRLWASLTDARGVDGRDGLWAHPDMLPTATDLDDPDGFVHREQLDFSELDKMLGEAADGSAGEGDDKE from the coding sequence GTGAGTGACACCCCATTCGGTTTCGGCCTTCCGCCGGAGGAGCCGGAGGACGGCGACGAGGGCAAGAAGAAGGACCAGCAGAGCGGTGGTGGGCAGGGACCGGCCAACCCGTTCGGCTTCGGCGGCCTGCCCGGAGCCGGAGGCTTGGGCGGCCCCGGCGCCGACAATCCGCTCGCAGCGATGTTCGGGTCCCTGAACCCCACCGACCTGGGCGCAGCCTTCCAGCAGCTGGGCCAGATGCTCTCCTACGAGGGCGGCCCGGTGAACTGGGACATGGCCAAGCAGATCGCCCGCCAGACGGTCGCCCAGGGCACCCCGGACGGCACGAAGGACGCCAGCGTCGGCCCGGCCGACCGCAAGGCGGTCGAGGAAGCCGTCCGCCTGGCCGACCTGTGGCTGGACGACGCGACGTCCCTGCCGTCGGGCGCCGCCTCGGCGGTGGCCTGGTCCCGCGCGGAGTGGGTCGAGGCGACCCTGCCCGCGTGGCAGGAGCTGGTCGACCCGGTCGCCGAGCGGGTCGGCGCGGCCATGGGCGACGTCCTGCCGGAGGAGATGCAGGCCATGGCGGGCCCGCTGATCGGCATGATGCGCTCGATGGGCGGCGCCATGTTCGGCACGCAGATCGGGCAGGCCGTCGGCGTGCTCGCGGGCGAGGTCGTCGGCTCGACCGACATCGGCCTGCCGCTGGGCCCGATCGGCAAGGCCGCGCTGCTCCCGGCCAACGTGGAGGCCTTCGGCAAGGACCTCGGCGTGCCGCAGGAGGAGGTGCGGCTGTACCTGGCGCTGCGCGAGGCGGCCCACCAGCGCCTGTTCAGGCATGTGCCGTGGCTGCGCTCGCACCTGTTCGGCGCGGTCGACGGCTACGCGCGCGGGATCAAGGTCGACACGGCCAAGCTGGAGGACGTGGTCGGCCAGTTCGACCCGCAGAACCCCGAGCAGCTGCAGGACGCCCTTCAGCAGGGCATGTTCCAGCCCGAGGACACGCCCGAGCAGAAGGCCGCGCTGGCTCGCCTCGAGACCGCTCTGGCGCTCGTCGAGGGCTGGGTGGACGCGGTGGTGCACGCGGCCGCGAAGCCGCGCCTGGCCTCCGCCGACGCCCTGCGCGAGACGCTGCGCCGGCGCCGCGCGACCGGCGGCCCGGCGGAGCAGACGTTCGCCACGCTGATCGGCCTGGAGCTGCGCCCGCGCCGGCTGCGCGACGCCTCCCGCCTGTGGGCCTCGCTCACGGACGCGCGCGGGGTCGACGGCCGCGACGGCCTGTGGGCCCACCCGGACATGCTGCCGACCGCGACCGACCTGGACGACCCGGACGGCTTCGTGCACCGCGAGCAGCTGGACTTCTCCGAGCTGGACAAGATGCTCGGCGAGGCGGCGGACGGCTCCGCCGGAGAGGGCGACGACAAGGAGTGA
- a CDS encoding NUDIX hydrolase — MTLHSDAVRVLEGYAGQQELRQVYLDHLHRHPDGMWKDCTHGHITASALVIDPEGGRVLLTLHRKLRMWLQMGGHCERTDPSLAEAALREATEESGISCLRLLRSDPVRLDRHLTPCAWHLDVQYAAVAPDGAVETISDESLDLRWFAYDEVADVADESVLRLLEATRARL; from the coding sequence GTGACCCTGCACAGCGATGCCGTCCGGGTGCTGGAGGGGTATGCCGGCCAGCAGGAACTGCGTCAGGTCTACCTGGATCATCTCCACAGGCACCCGGACGGGATGTGGAAGGACTGCACGCACGGCCACATCACGGCGAGCGCGCTGGTGATCGACCCCGAGGGTGGGCGAGTCCTGCTCACCCTCCACCGCAAGCTCCGCATGTGGCTCCAGATGGGCGGCCACTGCGAGCGGACCGACCCCAGCCTCGCGGAAGCGGCCCTGCGGGAGGCCACGGAGGAGTCGGGCATCTCCTGTCTGCGCCTGCTGCGGAGCGACCCGGTCCGCCTGGACCGCCACCTGACGCCCTGTGCCTGGCACCTGGACGTCCAGTACGCCGCCGTGGCGCCGGACGGGGCCGTGGAGACGATCAGCGACGAGTCCCTCGACCTTCGCTGGTTCGCCTACGACGAGGTGGCCGACGTGGCGGACGAGTCGGTCCTGCGCCTGCTGGAGGCCACGCGCGCCAGGCTCTGA
- a CDS encoding AIM24 family protein: MQSPLFAHNDVQTQERWSLQNAQLLRVTLEGHDDILARKGTMVAYQGLMEFDAEYQSNNQARARAYTGEGLDLMRCHGQGTVYLANLAQHVHIMDVEQDGLTVDSSYVLAMDSSLHYEVVAVDSLYGISGSGKYQLNITGRGKVALMTSGAPLLMQVTPDRYVNCDADAIVAWSAGLRVQMQAQTHSSGVWRRRGNTGEGWELSFMGSGFALVQPSELLPPQNAVIGQGLAAQFGMGQHGARGQNQGNVWN, encoded by the coding sequence ATGCAGAGCCCGCTTTTCGCGCACAACGACGTCCAGACCCAGGAGCGCTGGAGCCTGCAGAACGCGCAGTTGCTCCGCGTCACCCTGGAGGGCCACGACGACATCCTCGCCCGCAAGGGCACCATGGTCGCCTACCAGGGGCTGATGGAGTTCGACGCCGAGTACCAGAGCAACAACCAGGCACGCGCGCGTGCGTACACCGGTGAGGGCCTGGACCTGATGCGCTGTCACGGGCAGGGCACGGTCTACCTCGCCAACCTCGCCCAGCACGTGCACATCATGGACGTCGAGCAGGACGGCCTGACCGTCGACAGCTCCTACGTCCTCGCCATGGACTCCTCGCTCCATTACGAGGTCGTCGCCGTCGACAGCCTCTACGGCATCTCCGGCTCCGGGAAGTACCAGCTGAACATCACCGGACGCGGCAAGGTCGCCCTGATGACCTCCGGCGCGCCGCTGCTGATGCAGGTCACGCCCGACCGGTACGTCAACTGCGACGCGGACGCGATCGTCGCCTGGTCGGCCGGCCTGCGCGTGCAGATGCAGGCCCAGACGCACTCCTCGGGGGTGTGGCGCCGGCGCGGCAACACCGGTGAGGGCTGGGAGCTGAGCTTCATGGGCTCCGGGTTCGCGCTCGTCCAGCCCAGCGAGCTGCTGCCGCCGCAGAACGCGGTGATCGGGCAGGGCCTCGCCGCCCAGTTCGGCATGGGACAGCACGGGGCGCGCGGGCAGAACCAGGGCAACGTCTGGAACTGA